A DNA window from Solanum lycopersicum chromosome 3, SLM_r2.1 contains the following coding sequences:
- the LOC101246602 gene encoding UPF0496 protein At3g49070-like, translated as MKIKFRPVLRKYIAWNEAQDTKPAHMEMDLREEYAHAFRTESYTDFWTRVLALSEKISSPTKIVGSTSAARLPSYRLFVEHLLDPDQPTVTRILNLIRTHQDKHSLLSQYFTQTAEASLLCSLLLKDVQRTRSRYKSLKSALDSLQKTPYSPKKHMPKILTRLTKFCNSLNPLVSSTSSPLRFKTVQANCSQLLKRIELKRDKTKAKLRIINKFKRGSAVFVMALTVSLTVIVATHALALLVAAPTVMMASFQLMSTKKLASWSAQLDVAAKGTYILIRDLDTISRLVGRLNDELEDLQAIVRFWLERGGDPLQLELQASGEVARQLKKNYANFVEQLDELEEHLYLCFMTINRARNLVIAEIMNSSPYLLTQIKV; from the exons atgaagatAAAATTTCGTCCAGTGTTGAGAAAATATATTGCATGGAATG AGGCCCAAGACACTAAACCGGCCCACATGGAAATGGACCTCCGAGAGGAATATGCCCATGCTTTTCGAACCGAATCGTATACTGATTTCTGGACACGTGTCCTTGCTTTATCCGAAAAGATTTCTTCTCCGACCAAAATTGTGGGCTCCACTTCAGCTGCTCGGCTTCCTTCTTATCGCCTTTTCGTGGAGCATCTTTTGGATCCGGATCAACCCACTGTGACTCGAATTCTCAATTTAATCCGAACCCATCAAGATAAGCACTCTCTACTATCCCAATACTTCACACAAACTGCTGAAGCTTCTCTACTCTGTAGCCTTTTATTAAAAGACGTGCAACGTACGCGCTCCAGATATAAATCACTTAAATCCGCTCTAGACTCCCTCCAAAAAACACCGTACTCGCCTAAAAAACACATGCCCAAAATCCTGACCCGATTAACTAAATTTTGCAACTCACTTAACCCGCTTGTTTCATCAACATCTTCTCCGCTTCGATTTAAAACCGTTCAAGCTAACTGCTCGCAATTGCTAAAACGGATCGAACTTAAGCGCGATAAGACCAAAGCAAAACtccgaataataaataaattcaaacgCGGCTCAGCTGTATTTGTCATGGCTTTAACAGTCTCGCTTACGGTTATCGTAGCGACTCATGCACTAGCCTTGCTAGTTGCGGCTCCAACCGTAATGATGGCTTCATTCCAGCTGATGTCGACTAAGAAGCTGGCTAGCTGGTCGGCTCAGCTGGACGTAGCCGCTAAAGGTACGTACATATTGATTAGAGACTTGGACACTATAAGTCGGCTAGTGGGTCGGCTAAATGACGAGTTAGAAGACTTGCAAGCCATAGTACGGTTTTGGCTTGAGAGAGGCGGCGACCCGCTTCAGCTTGAGCTACAAGCCAGCGGAGAAGTGGCGCGCCAGCTGAAAAAGAATTATGCTAACTTTGTGGAGCAATTGGATGAATTAGAAGAACATTTGTATTTGTGCTTCATGACAATTAATAGGGCTCGAAATCTTGTTATCGCTGAAATTATGAATTCGAGTCCATATTTGTTAACCCAAATTAAAGTATAG
- the LOC101259408 gene encoding protein SRC2 homolog isoform X1 — protein sequence MGSRFEVEVKISSARDLKNVNWRYGRLKPYAVVWVDPKGKCSTKVDDNGDTSPSWNEKLVIPLYAPIEESTLYIDVVHANATEGTKPLIGSAKLPLREVVDSVGIGNLTERSLDLKRPSGRPHGKVKIEVAVRDPRYRAPDPYYAPPYGVPPPAGSRDYPAPPQPYGGSYGAPAPAPSPYGAPGSAPSPYGAPAPGSAPSPYGAPAPGASPYAAPPAGYPYNAAPAPGPASGYGQQPGYGGAPAPGYGQQPGYGAPPAPYGQQGSYGQQPGYPQQGSYGSQGSYGQQGSYGAQPQGSYGSQKAGYGYEEKKKSKFGGMGLGAGLAMGAVAGALGGLAISEGIDHIEDNIAEKAAEKVEDDLDDGGYDDDDY from the coding sequence atgggaTCACGATTCGAGGTGGAGGTGAAGATCTCATCAGCTAGGGATTTGAAGAACGTTAATTGGCGTTACGGTCGTCTTAAGCCATATGCTGTTGTTTGGGTTGATCCGAAAGGGAAATGCTCCACCAAAGTAGATGATAATGGCGATACTTCACCATCTTGGAATGAGAAGCTTGTGATCCCGTTGTATGCTCCGATCGAAGAGTCTACTTTGTACATCGATGTGGTACACGCTAACGCAACTGAGGGAACAAAGCCTTTGATTGGTTCAGCTAAGCTTCCGCTCCGTGAGGTTGTTGATAGCGTCGGAATCGGTAATTTGACGGAGAGGTCGCTTGATTTGAAGCGTCCTTCTGGTCGCCCACATGGAAAGGTGAAAATTGAGGTTGCTGTTCGTGATCCGCGCTATCGTGCGCCGGATCCGTATTACGCACCTCCTTACGGTGTACCTCCACCAGCTGGATCGAGGGATTACCCTGCTCCACCGCAACCTTACGGCGGATCATACGGTGCTCCTGCCCCTGCTCCTTCTCCTTACGGTGCTCCTGGTTCTGCTCCTTCCCCTTACGGTGCTCCTGCCCCAGGTTCTGCTCCTTCCCCTTACGGTGCTCCTGCCCCTGGTGCTTCGCCTTATGCTGCTCCACCAGCGGGTTACCCGTACAACGCGGCTCCTGCACCGGGTCCAGCTTCGGGTTATGGTCAACAACCAGGTTATGGTGGAGCTCCTGCTCCGGGTTATGGTCAACAACCAGGTTACGGTGCTCCTCCTGCACCGTACGGGCAGCAGGGTAGTTACGGGCAACAGCCTGGTTACCCTCAGCAGGGAAGTTATGGATCGCAGGGTAGTTACGGGCAGCAGGGAAGCTACGGGGCGCAGCCTCAGGGTAGTTACGGATCACAGAAAGCAGGGTATGGTTacgaggagaagaagaagagcaaGTTCGGTGGGATGGGCCTGGGTGCGGGACTAGCTATGGGTGCGGTTGCAGGTGCACTGGGTGGATTAGCCATATCTGAAGGTATTGATCACATAGAAGATAACATAGCCGAGAAGGCAGCGGAGAAGGTTGAAGATGATCTCGACGATGGTGGTTATGACGATGACGATTACTAG
- the LOC101259408 gene encoding protein SRC2 homolog isoform X2, producing the protein MGSRFEVEVKISSARDLKNVNWRYGRLKPYAVVWVDPKGKCSTKVDDNGDTSPSWNEKLVIPLYAPIEESTLYIDVVHANATEGTKPLIGSAKLPLREVVDSVGIGNLTERSLDLKRPSGRPHGKVKIEVAVRDPRYRAPDPYYAPPYGVPPPAGSRDYPAPPQPYGGSYGAPAPAPSPYGAPAPGASPYAAPPAGYPYNAAPAPGPASGYGQQPGYGGAPAPGYGQQPGYGAPPAPYGQQGSYGQQPGYPQQGSYGSQGSYGQQGSYGAQPQGSYGSQKAGYGYEEKKKSKFGGMGLGAGLAMGAVAGALGGLAISEGIDHIEDNIAEKAAEKVEDDLDDGGYDDDDY; encoded by the exons atgggaTCACGATTCGAGGTGGAGGTGAAGATCTCATCAGCTAGGGATTTGAAGAACGTTAATTGGCGTTACGGTCGTCTTAAGCCATATGCTGTTGTTTGGGTTGATCCGAAAGGGAAATGCTCCACCAAAGTAGATGATAATGGCGATACTTCACCATCTTGGAATGAGAAGCTTGTGATCCCGTTGTATGCTCCGATCGAAGAGTCTACTTTGTACATCGATGTGGTACACGCTAACGCAACTGAGGGAACAAAGCCTTTGATTGGTTCAGCTAAGCTTCCGCTCCGTGAGGTTGTTGATAGCGTCGGAATCGGTAATTTGACGGAGAGGTCGCTTGATTTGAAGCGTCCTTCTGGTCGCCCACATGGAAAGGTGAAAATTGAGGTTGCTGTTCGTGATCCGCGCTATCGTGCGCCGGATCCGTATTACGCACCTCCTTACGGTGTACCTCCACCAGCTGGATCGAGGGATTACCCTGCTCCACCGCAACCTTACGGCGGATCATACGGTGCTCCTGCCCCTGCTCCTTC CCCTTACGGTGCTCCTGCCCCTGGTGCTTCGCCTTATGCTGCTCCACCAGCGGGTTACCCGTACAACGCGGCTCCTGCACCGGGTCCAGCTTCGGGTTATGGTCAACAACCAGGTTATGGTGGAGCTCCTGCTCCGGGTTATGGTCAACAACCAGGTTACGGTGCTCCTCCTGCACCGTACGGGCAGCAGGGTAGTTACGGGCAACAGCCTGGTTACCCTCAGCAGGGAAGTTATGGATCGCAGGGTAGTTACGGGCAGCAGGGAAGCTACGGGGCGCAGCCTCAGGGTAGTTACGGATCACAGAAAGCAGGGTATGGTTacgaggagaagaagaagagcaaGTTCGGTGGGATGGGCCTGGGTGCGGGACTAGCTATGGGTGCGGTTGCAGGTGCACTGGGTGGATTAGCCATATCTGAAGGTATTGATCACATAGAAGATAACATAGCCGAGAAGGCAGCGGAGAAGGTTGAAGATGATCTCGACGATGGTGGTTATGACGATGACGATTACTAG